From Bacillus basilensis, a single genomic window includes:
- a CDS encoding DUF4047 domain-containing protein, whose translation MLKPPSKFKKMLLLPCICSITFYLGSQMMTYTEAAFIHETKVEATISTASIFPKTVDQLTEQAKQHKEVILHEYEEMKLKVTVTSAQELEQALVTWKQGREKIVAERESLQKVYKSIEEPYNQVQEELKINTTESNKQVFSYVNAGFHIVKEKCEYIDKEVNLQVIDKQIQDFEKLLVDETAKQVSEAEKQKELEEKKKQEEAKRLEESKKQEEAKKLEEKKQEEAKKLEEKKKQEEAKKLEEKKKQEEAKKLEESKKQEEQKNKDSK comes from the coding sequence ATGCTGAAGCCACCTAGTAAATTCAAAAAGATGCTTTTATTGCCATGTATATGTTCTATTACTTTTTATTTAGGCTCTCAAATGATGACGTATACAGAAGCAGCTTTTATTCATGAAACGAAAGTTGAGGCTACTATTTCTACAGCAAGTATTTTTCCAAAAACAGTTGATCAATTAACAGAACAAGCTAAGCAACATAAGGAAGTTATTTTGCATGAGTACGAAGAGATGAAATTAAAAGTAACTGTTACCTCCGCTCAAGAATTAGAACAGGCGCTTGTTACGTGGAAGCAAGGGCGTGAGAAAATAGTTGCTGAGAGAGAATCATTACAAAAAGTGTATAAATCAATAGAAGAACCTTATAATCAAGTACAAGAAGAGTTAAAAATAAATACAACTGAATCGAATAAGCAAGTATTCTCGTATGTGAATGCTGGCTTCCATATAGTGAAAGAAAAATGTGAGTATATTGATAAAGAAGTTAATTTACAAGTGATTGATAAACAAATTCAAGATTTTGAGAAGTTACTAGTAGATGAAACAGCAAAACAAGTGAGTGAGGCTGAGAAACAAAAGGAATTAGAAGAGAAGAAGAAACAAGAGGAAGCGAAAAGACTAGAAGAGAGTAAGAAACAAGAAGAAGCGAAAAAACTAGAAGAGAAGAAACAAGAAGAGGCGAAAAAACTAGAAGAGAAGAAGAAACAAGAAGAGGCGAAAAAACTAGA
- a CDS encoding CalY family protein, whose product MTLKKKLGMGIASAVLGAALVGGGTFAFFSDKEVSNNTFAAGTLDLALNPSTVVNVSNLKPGDTVEKEFKLENKGTLDIKKVLLKTDYTVEDVKKDNKDDFGKHIKVTFLKNVDKHETIVKETTLDKLKGDTLTAVNNDLAAWFWDEKGISAGKSDKFKVKFEFVDNKKDQNEFQGDKLQLTWTFDAQQGDAEGKQ is encoded by the coding sequence ATGACTTTAAAGAAAAAATTAGGAATGGGTATCGCATCAGCAGTATTAGGGGCTGCATTAGTTGGCGGAGGAACGTTTGCATTTTTCAGCGATAAAGAAGTGTCAAACAATACATTTGCGGCTGGTACGCTTGATTTAGCATTAAATCCATCAACAGTTGTTAACGTATCGAATTTAAAACCTGGTGATACAGTTGAAAAAGAATTTAAATTAGAAAATAAAGGGACATTAGATATTAAAAAAGTACTATTAAAAACAGATTATACAGTAGAAGATGTGAAGAAAGATAATAAAGATGATTTTGGTAAGCATATTAAAGTAACATTCTTAAAAAATGTAGACAAGCATGAAACAATTGTAAAGGAAACAACGCTAGATAAATTGAAGGGTGACACACTTACTGCGGTAAACAACGATTTAGCTGCTTGGTTCTGGGATGAAAAAGGTATTTCTGCAGGTAAATCTGATAAATTCAAAGTGAAATTTGAGTTTGTTGATAATAAAAAAGATCAAAATGAATTCCAAGGTGATAAGCTGCAATTAACTTGGACGTTTGATGCACAACAAGGCGATGCTGAAGGAAAACAATAA